The Halostella limicola genome includes the window TCAAGTCGATCTTCAACTTCACCGTGAGTTGATTCTTTCTCCTGGGGAGCTTGGTACTGAGGTGGATCGAAGTATTCTACTTCTTTGTTTGATTGGCTAATAACTACATCCCCATCCATATCATTAGGTACTTTCATATCGCACAGGTGTAGCAGCGTTGGGGCAATATCGATCAGGTTAGGAGAATCCAAGTTTGAGGTTATATCTTGTCCCTTAGCAACAAATATGCCGTCTGAGTCATGGTGAGCGATCGATTCATCAAGTATCGTCTGTCCAATTGGCCCATCGTTCATCTTCATTTCATTGGACGATACAATAATTTCAGCCGCATCATCAGTATAAGGGCCATAATAAACCTCGTACCGTTCTTTTGCCGAAATGCCATCTATCTCATTTATACCCTTGATAATCTCCTTGATTATAGCACTTTCTTCCTTACTCTCCGGTATTCTATTGATACGTATACCAGCTTCGTCTTTTGAACGACAATAAGCAATTGAGGATTCTAGATCTATTTCCTTTTTTGCTTCTAGAATAAATCCTGCAGACTGGAGGAGATCTTTGATCTGTTTCAAGAAAGGACGAATAGAATCAAATTGGAGCAACTTTCGTCCTATTTTTCCCACAGATACCTTTGAGAGGTTTTGGAGATTTTTGTCTTCGGATTTCTCTCTTGTACCGGTTTTTAAATATCTATTCTTTTCGAGCCAGTCATTTGCGTAAAATAGTCTATCAAATATCCGAAACCCGTGATCACTTATTAGTAACAGATTATCTTCTTCATATAAACTATTATCTATGTCTTTAATATAATCATCAACCTCTGCCAACACCTCTCTCACAGCTGTGGCGATCTCACTCTCAGGGTTCTGTTTCAACTCTTTATAGCCGGCATGCTGTAACCAATCCGTTACACTCACTAACTGGAATAGGATATCATGATCGTCTTCATTTAAAACTTTTCTGAATTGTTTGGAATTGTGAGTGAAACTTTTAGAAAGCTTTTCGATTTTTTGTTTAGAAGTGCCACTAAGTGTTGGATATTGAGGGGGTTCAATACTATATTTATCATAAATATCGGCTGGTGTGGGTTCTGTTTGATCATCCAACCAAGAAGGTACTATATCGCCTTCAATTCGAGCTGGAAAGCAAAGCGGGAGATTCCATAAAAAGATATCATTCTCACCTTCATAGAGATATTCATAGAATGTCTTTGATTTTAGATCTTCTCCGGTGTTGTATTCCATATCTCCATTTTGATACGAGACAAAATCAAAAACCCCATGCTTACCTTGTTGCTTCCCTGTTTGAAAGGATGCCCAAGCTGCAGCAGTTAAAGGAGGATTCGTACTCTGCAACTCCGAAGAAATATTATCATTGACTAATCTCTGTATGTATGGTGTGTATTCTAGTAGATCGTGATGGAAGGCATCAAGGCCTATGATTACGGTTCTAGTCATGATACGGCGGAGTAGTTCAATTATTAAATAAATGACGATCCGTATATGTACATCACCCTCATTGATATATGACGGTGCCCGCAATAAGAGACTCTAATAAACCCTTTTTGGGTATGAAACCTCCGGCGACCGGTCTGACAAAACCACCTATATCCAATACACTATAAATATAACATAAATTTACGTCATTTACTTATATAAATATACGTTTCTTCAGACACATAAACTTTATTCACCCCGGGATGTGAGTTGATTCTTTCTTCAGATGATCTCCACGATTCGAGGGAAATATAATTCCCTAATACAACATGATTCCATTCATAATTAATTACAAAGCTGCCCTTCTCAATATTGTTATGTTCCCTAATATTAATCACGTCTTCAGATTGCATTACTCGCGTAGGTGGTTTCTTCCCACTCTCACCAAACTTCTCAGTTAAATACATACTCAATAAATAACGCGGCTTTTGGGTTGAGTAAATAGGATCATCTAAATACTCACCGATAAAGCTACTTGCAACTTTGTAATCATCTAAGCCATCGGTTCGATTAATAAGATCGGCTTCGGCATTCGCCGCATAAAATAAGGGTGCTTGGAGTAGTAGCCCACCAAGTGCGATTACAACGAATACACGTCGAATCTTTACGCGTTTCCAGATCTTCTCTCCAATTTGTAATCTCCAGCAGTAAGCGAGACAAAGGATTGTAGGGAAATGCAGCCAAGGAATTGGGATTGATCCGATAGTCAATCTGAGTGTTATAAATACACCAGTTCCAACAATGAAAGAACTGATCAAAAAGTCTAATAGATGTAATTTCCTGTTCTGGAGGCGCCGTAACATCATAATCCCGAATGATGAAAGAACCAAACCAACTATAATATATTTGAATATTGATAAATAAGTCAATACCTCTGGCCGGACCAGATAGATCTCCGAAAGCTCTTCAGGTAGAGTGTTTGCTCCAAGCCATCCTCCCAAGAACTTGGATATACTAGATATTTCGTGAACACGTAACACCATTGGCACAGCGGTAGTATATATGAACTCGCTTATCCTTGTTATCAGAATTATAGAGATGGCGATCACTGGTAATAACATCCTCATTGATATAATTTTAGTGCGCTCAGAAACTATATCTGGGTGCCAGTGGTACAAAGTCCCAATACTTATGGCCAAAGCTAATATCGAAGAGAGTCCAATGACAGACCAATTATAAGAAGTGAACATTAATGTTGTCATGATTATAGTAAATGCGGGTGCTATTCGTCTGTAATGATCAAAGTTTCTTGCAAATATGATCAGGAGTGTTATAACACAGAGAAATAACACTGCTCCCATTCCATGAGGCCAATAAAATAACTTATTTGTTCCATTTATCCCAGATACAAAATGCAAGAATACGATACTACCTGCTATCTTATAATTATTAGATAGTTGGTATGAGGTTGTGAATAAAATAGCAACATATGGCCAAACTAAGAATGGAAATGTAAGTAAGTTAGATCCTTTGACACCAAGTATTTGAATAAAAACAATCCCATAACTGTAGAATGCTTCGATCAACTTTCCATTCGTCGAAAGGTGGCCCGTTTGTTGACTGTGGGAAACGACTTCAGCGTGTTGTGCAGCAAAGTCAGCTATTGAAATTGTATGTAGATAGAGGGAAATGGCGGCCGCTAGGAAAATGGTAGTCAATCCTATCTTCAATCCGGATTTCATTATAGTGGATATAGTTATATAGAATTTAATATGTATTTACCGGTTCTATTTTAGAGTGATGTGAGAACAACAGTTCTCTTTTGAAAGTATTTATGATATATGTCGGAAGAGCGTATCAAAATCCAGTCAGGTATTACTATCTCTAATTACGATACTCAAGTGCGAGCGATTTCCACCCCGACTCAATGAGCCGAGCGACTGTGCGATGGCAAATCAGACGCTGTCAGCTCCTTGGAATGGAGTGATACAGAAATGGACGCGCTCACAGTTGTCAAGCAATGACTTCCCTTTGCGTTTAACTCTAACTCCATATCTGGAACCTTGTTTCTACTCCTCTCGAGGATCCTCAACGAGTTCATAAAGGCCACCTTGATTTAGCTGCTTCACCCATCCAGCATTTCTCAAATTTCGCAATGCATATTCTACTTGTCCTTTATCTAAATCAGAGTTCTCGCGAATATACAGTGGATTCACTCGTCCCCATGGATCCTGGCTTTCACATCCGTTTTTGAACAACTCTAAGACTTGCTCCTCCCGTTCGTTCGGTTCGTAGTTTTCGTTCACCATTTGCCTCCCCATTTCAGCGGTGGAGACATAATTCCAAGCAATTCGTTTGGTATTCCGCACAGTAAAATATCAAGCACTTTGCTAAGCAAAAACACTAAGTGCCTCTCTGTTGTATCTGATAATGAGAACCCAGTCCTGTAGGGTGCTATAGCGCAAAAGCGCCCGCCTGCTGGAACAGGCGGACTGGGTTCCGTGCACTGAAGAACCCATGTCTAAAACGGATGCAACCGGAGTTGAATCCTCCGGATCGAGAAAGAGCAGCGCTTGGGAAGGACCCATCGCAAAACGAAATCGGTATGGGAAGTATACAGGAGACTTCTTCCTTCGATGCTCTGACTGTGGAATCGAAGTGTTGGTTGACGACAGAGACCGCGTAAGTCACTTCAAGAGGTGTCGACACGCATGACTGACGGGTTTACCATCGAATACTCTCCTGTCTATGGGAGCCGCCAACGGATTCGGTACGAACCGCGATCGGATGAATCCGGTTACTGGCGTATCGACGAGGTGTGGAACGGGTGTCGGTGGCGGATCCGCGGTCGGGAACCCGTGCGCGACGTCGTTTATGAAGATGGCGAGGAGGTGTTCCGATGACCAACATCCAGGACGTCTACGTTCGACTCGAGGCTGACCTGCTGGTGGTCGGCGACTCGATCATGACCGACCGCCATCATGCTTCGAACGGGAACTACGAAGCCGACGACCCGCAGAACCAGATCGGTGGGATCATTCCGGCTTTTCCGCTCTCCGGGTGGCTTCGGCATGGGATGGAAGCAGTCGTGCAGCAGTACGGCAGCACCGCGTGTCATCCTGGAGAGTCGAACGCGAACTTCAGGAAGGACAGTGTCTACGACCGTGACCTTGACGACGGGTACCATGAGAAGGGTGCGTGCGTTGAGGATCCAAACGTGGACGACGGCTGCGTGGTCTTTGACCTATTCGGCGGCTTTGGTGGCGTTCCCGGGAAGGTGATGCGACGGCCGATCAAGTTCAACCCCGTCCGTTCGAGCGTGGACTACACGCGCGGCCAGGCCGAAGGTCACTACCGCCAACTCAACCGCAACGTCGTCTCCCGCAACGACGAAGACAAGCGAGAGCCGCTGCGGAACACCGAAGTGGATGCCATCGCCAATCTCGACGGCTGCTGGCACCTCTCCTTCCGAGAGTCAAAGCCGGAGTTCCTCGGGTTATTGATTGAAGCAATCGAATTCCTCAATAAAAGAAGCACCGAGTTCATGCACCAACTCGGTGGTGCGCGAAACTTCGGCGCGGGGATCGTCGACACGCACGTCATCAATCCCCTCTACGACAAGCGGGAACTGCAGCGAGTCTTCGACCGCGGGCGGGGAACTACGCAGGCGATGGACGAGAAAGACACAGAATGGGCCGAGGAATACCGCCCGGTATTCATCGAAGCACTGGAAGAGCGCATCGAAAGCCAATGACTGACTCAAGAGATCGCGTTCTTATCACTAGCTACAGACACGATGCGCACAAGATGACCGGCCATCCGCACGACGCTGCACCCGAGACGATCGCGGGCATGCCAGTGAACCAGCCGGTCCCTCAGGGCGCGGACGGCGACGCGGCAGCACTGAGCCGGCCCACTGGCCAGCCCGAGCAGACGGTGGACACCCACGCGACGCCCTATCGGCTGTCGCTCCTCGAGGGCGAGAGCCGAGACGAGGCGCAGGCGGCCACACGCGATGACGAGACCGCCGTCCGCGAGCTCCTAACAGAAACCGATCCGGAAGCCATGCACCGGGCGTGGTTGGACAGCGACGTCGCCGCGGCGTTCAACGAGAGCGTCTACTACCCGTACACGTCGCTGAAGTACCACACACTACTGGTGGCGGCACTTCTGGCGAACTACCGCGACGGCCACGAGTTCGCCGACCTCCAGTTGGTCGTGGATCCAGCCGACGAGCTCGTGCCACACCGGACGGTCTACGCGGGTGAGCGCTTCGCACTCAGAATCGACGCGAAAACCGACGGACGGCCAGGCGCACGGCTCGGTCGACGGCCGTGGCGGTCGTGGGCGTCGACGTGGTCCCGATTGACCGCGCAGCCGCTCGACACTGACAACGACAAGATCGAGATGGTGCTTGATACGAACCTCCGTCGGATCGGCGCGTGGTCCACGGCACTGCAGTACATCGAGGATTACGAGAAGAGGTTCGAGCAATGACGAAAATTCAACAAGTCCACTGGGAGCTGACGATGGACTACATCGGCCACCCGTACTACGTCTCGGGGAACGCCATCCTGCACGCGCTCGGGCAGCGGCTTCCGAACGACGCCCATCAGCACCTGCACGCGAGCCACGGTATCTTCGTCCCAGGGCAGTTCGGGTCGTTCCCGGAGGAACACTCGCAGCATGGTGTCCAGCCGTATCTCGGCAGTAGCCTCCCGTCCGTCAAGGCCTACGACGACCTGTTCCTACTGCGTCACCCGGCACAGCCGTGGCTGCTTGACTCGCGGCCGTGTGACGCACTGAACACCCACGACGTCCGCGTTCAGGGTGGCCACCCAGCGTTCGCGCACGAAACCATCATGGGCAGGCCCGCTGAGGCATGGAAACAGTACCAAACCACGACGTGGTACATCACCGCCTACCTTCATGCCGACCAAGATGACGTCCTTCCGCTCAACGAAAGCAGCCTGGACGGCCTCCAGTTCGGCGGGAAGCGCAATTACGGCTACGGGACCACTCGGCTGAAGGAGACTCAGATGGTCGACCTCGAGACCCTGGACTACTCACGGCTCGACAACGCCGAAACGTTCCGCCTCGAACTGGTGACACCGTTCGTACTGGCGTCGGCGTATCCCGACGCTGCCGACCAGGACGTTCCGTGGTGGTGGGGAGAGGACCGCGCCGACCTCCGGGAACGCGAGGAGAAGCTACTCGAGGGGCGTGAAGAGTACATACTCCAGACGGTGGACCACGGACAGGTGGTACCGTACGAGGGCGACCGCCCGGTGGAGACAGCAAAGAGCGGCATCCGCCGCGTCGGAAGCCACTCGAAGTATGGGTTCGGAGAACTACGAGTACTACCGATAGAAAAGGAAACAGATCCATCTCGGACGCTTCACTGTAGTAGGACCCAATAAATAAACGAACCCTTGTGAATGCCCGGTCGAGATGGAGAATAATAAAGAAATCGAGTTCGCATCAAAAATTTGATTTCGGCAGGCGACACCGCGACTTTCGCATTTCCGTTGCGCTTGTTGTGGGCAAACGAGAGAATCGCGCCGTACTTCTCAGCCTTCGTGGTCTTCGCGGCTTCAGCGTCCCCGAGCGCGTCGATTTGTGCTTCGACTGCCCGTAGCCGCTCCTCGCGCTCGGCACAGTGCTGTCGGAACGTCCGCCCTGCATCGGGGAGTTCCTCAAGCGTCTCGATATCGGCATCGACGAGCGCGCGAAGGGTTCCCGTGAGCAGTGGTATGTCCCGATTCGTCGCCCTCGACACCGTCTCTTCGAGGTCGTGAATAGCGTCCTCGAGGGCAGCAAGGCGTCGTTCGAGGGCTTCATCGCAGTCGTCTGCGCCACTCATGCCTCTGTCCCATCCGTTGGTGGACTTGCATCGACACGCTCGATGTCAAGCAGGCAGAACTGGTGGGTTTGCCGCCCGACGTCCGATACCGTCCCGATCAAGGCGCCTACGAGGGTCTCACTCGTGCCAAGGGTCGGCGCCGAGATCCCATCGGGGCCACAGTCCCGGCAGTAACAGCGCGCCACGTCCCACTCCGTCGCGTCTGCCGCCCGATAGGCATACACGACGACGTTTTCCCCCTCCCGAAGCGTTCGTCCACAGTCGGCACACTGGGCTTCAGGGATCGGGACGCCAATCGACACCCCCGTCAGGAGCTGTTCCGGCGTCGTGAGGACCGTCGACAGCTCGGTATCGGTACGCTCCCATGGCGTGTCCCACGGGTGGATGTACTCGTCGATCATGCACGCCGCTCCGTGGTATCATCGTGCCGACTGCGAGGTTCGTACTCCTGCGTTGGGTCGTAGCACTCGAAACATGGGAGTGACTCACCCGTCGGGCCGTCACACCAGTCGTTGTCGCAATCGTTCGTTGCTCCGCCAGTCTTTTGTTGTGTTCGTTCTGTAGTTGCCATTGCTTCTCGAACCTCCGAGGAGCACGGTCGGTGTCATCAGCACCGGCCGGTTTCGATTCAGCAATACCGTGCTCGCTAGTTCCATCTATGCACTAATGCCTATTAATACTATGCAATAGTGAAGACTGGTCATTATTGCATAGTAGATAAAACTGGAGTGTAGAGATTTACTTATGACTGGTTATCAAAACAGCATACCGATGGGACGATATCGCGCGATAATGACGGAAACTGATAGAAAGCATATCTCGGAAGAAGATGATCCGTCTGATAGGCAGGTGGATCAGTCGGTCTACCGGGTTCGTAAAAGAATCAATGAGGAACTCCCACAAGATATTGAGGTCCTCGAAGAACATCGCCCTGATCTTCTTGAGGAACTACGTGATGTGGTTTGCGAGGAAGACTAACGTACTGTCAAGAATATATCTGATACTTGGATATCAATTTTACTTCTGATGTTCTAAGTTTGGCGTTTGATCGATGTACTGATCCCGCACCTCCTGCACCCATGCAGGATCAAACGTGGTTTCGATCTGCTTGACGCGCCCCTCACTGCCCTTCGACTGGACCCACGTCTCAACGATATTCATCGTCTCGAGGTCGGTCAGGAGGTCGCGAATCGCTCGTTCACTCACCTGCGAACCCTCACCCACGACGTCCGTGTACGCGTCGCGAACCTGTGCGGTGGTCACTGGCTGAACGATCTCGCCGGACAACCGCTCGGTCCACGCAGTGACCGCCAACAACACGAAGAAGTGCTTCACAGGGAGACTGAGGAATTTCTCTTGGATCGCCGTTTTATCAGTCTGATCAAGGTTTTGTTCGATACACTCGACAGTCACTTGGTCGAGGCCCCGTTCGTTCGCCGTCTCGCCGGCATGTCGAAACAGCGTTAGTGCCTTCCGGGCGTCACCCCACCGTGTCGCCGCCATCGTGATTCCTGCATCGATCGCTGCATCCGACAGTGCACCATCCTGGAATGCCGTCTTGAGCCGCGGCTGCAACACCTGTGCTAGTTCCTCGATGGAGTAGGGTGGGAAGAAGAGCTCCTCACCGCTCATTGCGCTTTGGACGCGACTGTCCAACCGCAGGTCCACCTCGAGCAACTCGTTACTGATGAGCCACACCGATAACTGGATGTCGCGTGTGAGCTTCCCCTCGCCGCGCAGCAGCCGGTAGAAGAAGTCGCTCGGATCGTAGTTGCTGTCGTGCTGGACGTGGTCGATCTCGTCGAGGATGAGCACCGTCCACTCGGGATAGTCCGCAAGCGCCGTCCAGATCCCCTCGAACACGCCATCGAGTCCTGCGTAGGCGCCCAGTTTCTCGCCCGTGAGCTCGACATGGATCTCGTTGGCGGCGCTAAACAGCGATCGACACTCCTTCAGGTTCACGTACTCGACGGCGAGGGCGTCGGTCCGCGCGGCGAACTCACGACACACCCGTCGCGTCGTAAGCGTCTTCCCCGTGCCCGGTGGGCCGTAGATCAAGACGGTCGTCGGGAGGTAGCCCTCGTGGACGCCGTTCAACAGCGTCGCGAGTGCGCGCTCCTGGGCGTCACGGGCGACGATCTCGTCGGGGTCGGTAAGGGGATCGAGCGCGCCCTTGTCCGCGAAGACGCTGTCGTCGGGGGCGGTGTCGTCGAAGCGGTCGTCGTACTTGCTCATAGCGGCGTGCAGCGGGGGTTACGCGTGAGTACGTGCCGACAGTGAAAAGGTACGCAAGGA containing:
- a CDS encoding alkaline phosphatase family protein, which gives rise to MTRTVIIGLDAFHHDLLEYTPYIQRLVNDNISSELQSTNPPLTAAAWASFQTGKQQGKHGVFDFVSYQNGDMEYNTGEDLKSKTFYEYLYEGENDIFLWNLPLCFPARIEGDIVPSWLDDQTEPTPADIYDKYSIEPPQYPTLSGTSKQKIEKLSKSFTHNSKQFRKVLNEDDHDILFQLVSVTDWLQHAGYKELKQNPESEIATAVREVLAEVDDYIKDIDNSLYEEDNLLLISDHGFRIFDRLFYANDWLEKNRYLKTGTREKSEDKNLQNLSKVSVGKIGRKLLQFDSIRPFLKQIKDLLQSAGFILEAKKEIDLESSIAYCRSKDEAGIRINRIPESKEESAIIKEIIKGINEIDGISAKERYEVYYGPYTDDAAEIIVSSNEMKMNDGPIGQTILDESIAHHDSDGIFVAKGQDITSNLDSPNLIDIAPTLLHLCDMKVPNDMDGDVVISQSNKEVEYFDPPQYQAPQEKESTHGEVEDRLENLGYL
- a CDS encoding Cdc6/Cdc18 family protein gives rise to the protein MSKYDDRFDDTAPDDSVFADKGALDPLTDPDEIVARDAQERALATLLNGVHEGYLPTTVLIYGPPGTGKTLTTRRVCREFAARTDALAVEYVNLKECRSLFSAANEIHVELTGEKLGAYAGLDGVFEGIWTALADYPEWTVLILDEIDHVQHDSNYDPSDFFYRLLRGEGKLTRDIQLSVWLISNELLEVDLRLDSRVQSAMSGEELFFPPYSIEELAQVLQPRLKTAFQDGALSDAAIDAGITMAATRWGDARKALTLFRHAGETANERGLDQVTVECIEQNLDQTDKTAIQEKFLSLPVKHFFVLLAVTAWTERLSGEIVQPVTTAQVRDAYTDVVGEGSQVSERAIRDLLTDLETMNIVETWVQSKGSEGRVKQIETTFDPAWVQEVRDQYIDQTPNLEHQK
- a CDS encoding MarR family transcriptional regulator; translation: MVNENYEPNEREEQVLELFKNGCESQDPWGRVNPLYIRENSDLDKGQVEYALRNLRNAGWVKQLNQGGLYELVEDPREE